The Chamaesiphon minutus PCC 6605 DNA window GATTCCTTCAGCTAACTCCATAATTTTAGAACTGACCGACGTTTTTCATATTGCATCGAACACCACCGATTTGCAGTCTTTAGAGCAATTTCGCCTATGTAGTGAAGGGTTTGTTGTCTCACCTGGAGAGGGATTACCAGGGCGGGTTTGGTCATCGGGGCAATCCGAGTCGATTGCCGATGCTACCGCTGACTCAGAGTCTTATTGGTTGCGAAATCAACTTGCTAAAGCATTCGATCTGAGTGCTGGGCTTGGCGTGCCAATTATCGAGAACGGGCGAGTGGTGGCAGTTTTGGTATTTTTTCAATTAGTAACTCAGCAATGAAGTTCCCAAAAGACCTAACTAAGTATACTTAGCACCCCCAAAAGTCAACCAGGATTACTCTCTTTTGTTAAAGGTAGATCGAGACATTTTTTAGATGTTTATTTTAATAGATATCTCTAAGATATAAATAATTGAATTGACAAATACATTGTGATAAATACAGGCAAAATTATGAATCTCACCTATCGTGGCAATAACTATAATTCCAATTCAGCCAAACTAAAATCTCTTTTTTCAGCTCAAAATCAAATCAAATCAGTTCATAAGTTGATGTACAGAGGTAACACTTATCAGTTCGGCTCAAACACCTCTGCTGTTAAATCGATCGGTTATAAGTTGACTTATCAGGGTAATACCTATTATGTCAATTAGCATGAATCGATCGATTCAACCATCAGATCTAAATAGGAATTCAGTACTAATGCATGGCATCTCAACTCGAAAGCAGATTTTAATTATCGATCCAGATGCGTCATTGGCAAAAACGTTACTCGACGATA harbors:
- a CDS encoding GAF domain-containing protein; this translates as MINFKQIDSVKQQERPILQDSRLASIDGVVDMGTQFIQTSSLSSPQSLTPLVDDREDAGIMPLLNSIQGINEAPNVEDTIAPIVMQICEAAGWDYGEIWIPSANSIILELTDVFHIASNTTDLQSLEQFRLCSEGFVVSPGEGLPGRVWSSGQSESIADATADSESYWLRNQLAKAFDLSAGLGVPIIENGRVVAVLVFFQLVTQQ
- a CDS encoding DUF4278 domain-containing protein → MNLTYRGNNYNSNSAKLKSLFSAQNQIKSVHKLMYRGNTYQFGSNTSAVKSIGYKLTYQGNTYYVN